One Podospora pseudopauciseta strain CBS 411.78 chromosome 5 map unlocalized CBS411.78m_5, whole genome shotgun sequence DNA window includes the following coding sequences:
- a CDS encoding uncharacterized protein (EggNog:ENOG503NXK1; CAZy:GH47; COG:G) yields MFRLRRYRVFLICAFVITVLLYHVSKNSQWDRTQEIWHTSTRHRETKVETKPAEKAQAPVVAKPPVVKEDPAVVEVKPPAPKVQVEEKPTPKVVDDHDHDHGHGDTPVKIPSLKEESQEKGSYALPTKPPPLKGTHEKEQPPKDKSTTPATIPDRLPGSGIGSHNHDNTPSEPDLETTSTTAVHWTKPSEWFPIPPESIIPLPTGKPKPIPTIQAKFEPETPQAREKRELRLAKVKAEAQRAWQGYKIYAWTHDELRPVSKAHHDPFCGWAATLVDSLDTLWIMGLKSEFEDALKAVAEIDFTTTPYRTDIPVFETIIRYLGGLIAAYDISGMKKEYKVLLDKAEELAEILMSVFDTPNRLPILYYQWHPAYNIAPKRAAQNAGVAELGSMSMEFTRLAQLTGENKYYDAVARITDAFEELQNWKGRGRSAIEGIFPEHLDASGCNRSAPWPPVDQQEREDGRVDLGVVGVDGLGVVGGTGVKVQRREEVVRGDDGVGGRDQMTPGRPGKKKLPDGFECAPQGLVSSNAWGSYGMGGSQDSAYEYFPKQYLLLGGLVPKYKTMHEKTVAAVKKHLLFRPMAKGDPDILFSAKATSKDGTADSLDYEWEITHLTCFLGGMFGLGGKIFESPEDVEIGKKLAEGCFWAYDVMPTGIMPEYAKIMPCKSATDCKFNETAWHEQLDYRASYRAQEMERYYESKAAWKEQVEEIKKEQALQKERVEKAKEEAARRPVAKSNANSDTGAGSDQKAEPKQPVQQQQQQEERPQAREGSFPSRFQRRQLNGTFNEPRGADLQNSLDLNSAPVTNTNTSDDDWATTYSDDDDSQIPLTELTLPPEPIKPMTHEEYIADRLKNEIIPPGFTSLSDKRYILRPEAIESVWYMYRITGDPKWQEKGWKMFESVIKHTQTEVGHSAIRDVTAKGDAGGMDDSMESFWLAETLKYFYLLFAEPEVVSLDEWVLNTEAHPFRRPT; encoded by the exons ATGTTCCGACTCCGTCGATATCGCGTATTCCTGATATGCGCCTTCGTCATCACCGTCCTGCTGTACCACGTCTCCAAGAATTCACAATGGGATAGGACGCAAGAGATATGGCATACCAGCACAAGACATCGGGAGACAAAGGTCGAGACAAAACCGGCCGAGAAAGCCCAGGCGCCCGTTGTTGCCAAACCGCCCGTTGTCAAGGAAGATCCAGCAGTAGTGGAGGTCAAGCCGCCGGCGCCCAAGGTCCAAGTTGAGGAGAAACCAACGCCCAAAGTGGTAgacgaccacgaccacgaCCACGGACACGGCGACACACCAGTCAAGATCCCAAGCCTAAAGGAGGAAAGCCAGGAGAAGGGATCCTACGCTTTACCTACCAAACCGCCCCCCCTCAAGGGCACCCACGAGAAAGAACAGCCTCCAAAGGATaaatcaacaaccccagccaCGATCCCCGACCGCCTCCCCGGCTCAGGAATCGGCTCCCACAACCACgacaacaccccctccgaACCTGATCTAgaaaccacctccaccacagcAGTCCACTGGACCAAACCCTCGGAATggttccccatcccccctgaatccatcatccccctccccaccggcAAACCAaagcccatccccaccatccagGCCAAATTCGAGCCCGAAACCCCCCAGGCCAGAGAGAAGCGCGAGCTCCGCCTGGCAAAAGTCAAGGCCGAAGCCCAGCGCGCCTGGCAGGGCTACAAAATCTACGCCTGGACCCACGACGAGCTCCGCCCCGTGTCAAAAGCCCACCATGACCCCTTTTGCGGCTGGGCAGCCACGCTCGTCGACTCCCTCGACACGCTCTGGATCATGGGTCTCAAGTCGGAGTTTGAGGATGCGCTGAAGGCAGTTGCGGAAATCgacttcaccaccacaccttACCGAACGGACATTCCCGTTTTTGAAACGATAATCCGTTAtctgggggggttgattgcGGCGTATGACATCTCGGGCATGAAGAAGGAATACAAAGTGCTGCTGGAcaaggcggaggagctggccgagaTCTTGATGAGCGTCTTTGACACGCCCAACAGGCTGCCGATCTTGTATTACCAGTGGCACCCGGCGTACAACATTGCGCCGAAACGGGCGGCGCAGAACGCGGGCGTGGCGGAGCTGGGGAGCATGAGCATGGAGTTTACAAGGTTGGCGCAGTTGACGGGGGAGAACAAGTATTATGATGCTGTGGCTAGGATTACGGACGCGTTTGAGGAGTTGCAGAAttggaagggaagggggaggagtgcGATTGAGGGGATTTTCCCGGAGCATTTGGATGCCAGTGGGTGCAATAGGAGTGCGCCTTGGCCCCCGGTTGATcagcaggagagggaggatgggagggttgatcttggggtggtgggggttgatgggttgggagttgttggggggacgggggttaaggtgcagaggagggaggaggttgtcaggggggatgatggggttggggggagggatcaAATGACGCCGGGAAGGCCGGGGAAGAAAAAGTTGCCGGACGGGTTTGAGTGTGCTCCTCAGGGGCTGGTGAGTTCGAATGCTTGGGGGTCGTACGGGATGGGCGGGAGTCAGGATTCGGCGTATGAGTACTTTCCTAAGCAGTatttgctgctgggggggCTGGTGCCGAAGTACAAGACCATGCATGAGAAGACTGTGGCGGCGGTGAAGAAGCATCTCTTGTTTAGGCCGATGGCGAAGGGGGATCCGGATATTTTGTTTTCGGCCAAGGCGACGAGCAAAGATGGGACGGCCGACAGCTTGGACTATGAGTGGGAGATTACTCACTTGACTTGCTTTCTGGGTGGCATGTTTGGACTTGGGGGAAAGATCTTTGAGAGCCCGGAGGATGTCGAGATTGGGAAGAAGCTTGCGGAGGGTTGCTTCTGGGCCTACGATGTTATGCCCACGGGTATCATGCCTGAGTACGCCAAGATTATGCCTTGCAAGTCGGCGACGGATTGCAAGTTTAACGAGACGGCGTGGCATGAGCAGTTGGACTATAGGGCTTCGTATCGGGCgcaggagatggagaggtaTTACGAGAGCAAGGCTGCTTGGAAGgagcaggtggaggagattaagaaggagcaggcgctgcagaaggagagggtggagaaggcaaaggaggaggcggcgagACGGCCGGTGGCTAAGAGCAACGCCAATTCTGACACTGGTGCTGGGTCTGACCAGAAGGCTGAGCCTAAGCAGCCGgtacagcagcagcagcagcaagaggaAAGGCCCCAAGCACGGGAGGGGTCGTTCCCCTCTCGCTTCCAACGCCGCCAGTTGAATGGAACTTTTAACGAGCCTAGAGGAGCGGACTTGCAAAACAGCCTGGATCTGAACTCTGCCCCCgtcacaaacaccaacaccagtgatgatgactgggCAACAACCTActcggacgacgacgacagccaAATCCCCCTTACGGAGTTGACCCTACCCCCGGAGCCAATCAAACCAATGACTCACGAAGAGTACATTGCCGATCGCCTGAAGAATGAGATCATCCCCCCCGGCTTCACCTCTTTGAGCGATAAACGCTACATCCTCCG CCCCGAAGCAATCGAGTCGGTCTGGTACATGTACCGCATCACAGGCGATCCCAAGTGGCAAGAAAAGGGATGGAAAATGTTCGAGTCTGTGATTAAACACACGCAGACAGAGGTGGGACATTCGGCAATAAGGGACGTCACTGCCAAGGGTGACGCGGGCGGGATGGATGACAGTATGGAGAGTTTCTGGCTGGCGGAGACGCTGAAGTATTTTTATCTGTTGTTTGCGGAGCCCGAGGTGGTGAGTTTGGATGAGTGGGTTTTGAATACGGAGGCGCATCCTTTTAGGAGGCCGACGTAg